A window of the Streptomyces luomodiensis genome harbors these coding sequences:
- a CDS encoding inositol monophosphatase family protein, whose amino-acid sequence MDLPYAALALEAAEEGAKAIDEHAAEFLQSVTSKGARYDLVTRADKEAERAIISHLSTRSPNDGILAEETGSREGTSGLRWVIDPIDGTTNFVHGRRDFAVSVGLESRDGIFAGAVVRPAHGDWAAAEGDRVFSSAGHRMSVSSVRVNEALVAVGLCHDATARAFTLRQIVPALVAQVQDWRWVGSAACDLFSVADGSLDGYVGINLSIWDIAAGIALVKAAGGQCETVRAGQIDAFLAGSPEVVAGLKHALINL is encoded by the coding sequence GTGGACTTACCGTATGCGGCCCTGGCACTGGAGGCGGCCGAGGAAGGCGCCAAGGCCATTGATGAGCACGCCGCGGAATTCCTCCAGTCGGTGACCAGCAAGGGAGCCCGCTACGACCTTGTGACGCGCGCCGACAAGGAAGCGGAGCGCGCGATCATCAGCCACCTCTCGACCCGAAGTCCGAACGACGGAATCCTCGCCGAGGAGACCGGATCGCGGGAGGGGACCTCTGGGTTGCGGTGGGTGATCGACCCGATCGACGGGACCACGAACTTCGTGCACGGGCGACGCGACTTCGCCGTCTCGGTCGGGCTCGAGTCACGCGACGGGATCTTCGCGGGTGCCGTGGTCCGGCCCGCTCACGGCGACTGGGCCGCGGCGGAAGGAGACCGGGTCTTCTCCAGCGCAGGACACCGGATGTCGGTCTCCTCGGTCCGGGTGAACGAGGCCCTGGTCGCAGTCGGCCTCTGCCACGACGCCACCGCACGGGCGTTCACCCTGCGGCAGATCGTGCCGGCCCTGGTCGCCCAGGTCCAGGACTGGCGCTGGGTGGGATCCGCCGCCTGCGATCTCTTCTCGGTGGCCGACGGCTCACTCGACGGCTACGTCGGAATCAATCTCAGCATCTGGGACATCGCAGCCGGTATCGCTCTGGTGAAGGCCGCCGGGGGCCAGTGCGAAACCGTTCGGGCCGGGCAGATCGACGCTTTCCTCGCGGGATCTCCCGAAGTCGTCGCGGGACTGAAGCACGCCCTCATCAACCTGTGA
- a CDS encoding pectinesterase family protein encodes MPLTPRRPRRRRPAPLIGSLALATGVGLAAAPAAGWLGDGVRAHAATPTAAAATIVVAKDGSGNYTTVQAAVDAVPANNPSAVTISVKPGTYRETVKIPANKPHIRLVGTTSSKNDVTIVYNNASGTAKPGGGTYGTSGSATVAVEADDFQARNLQFVNDFNESTSSITDKQAVALRTAGDQIVLDNIGAVGDQDTLLLDSASKDKTGRVYINNAWIQGNVDFIFGRASAVINKSAIRLVKRYDGSSGGYVAAPSTAAGKKGFLFINSNITGDVSSRSFYLGRPWHAGGDAGLDPQAIVRNTDLSAAIKTTPWTDMSGFSWKDDRFAEYKNTGAGSGAASTDRPQLTDAQAADYEIAVWLGGWQPS; translated from the coding sequence ATGCCCCTCACCCCACGGCGCCCCCGGCGGCGCCGCCCCGCTCCGCTCATCGGCTCCCTGGCCCTGGCCACCGGCGTCGGGCTCGCCGCCGCCCCGGCCGCCGGCTGGCTCGGCGACGGCGTCCGGGCCCATGCCGCCACGCCCACGGCCGCGGCGGCCACCATCGTGGTGGCCAAGGACGGCAGCGGCAACTACACCACCGTGCAGGCGGCCGTCGACGCGGTGCCGGCGAACAACCCATCCGCCGTCACCATCTCCGTCAAGCCCGGCACGTACCGCGAGACGGTGAAGATCCCCGCCAACAAGCCGCACATCCGGCTGGTCGGCACCACGAGCAGCAAGAACGACGTGACGATCGTCTACAACAACGCCTCCGGCACCGCCAAGCCCGGCGGAGGGACCTACGGCACCAGCGGCAGCGCGACCGTCGCCGTCGAGGCCGACGACTTCCAGGCCCGCAATTTGCAGTTCGTGAACGACTTCAACGAGTCCACCAGCAGCATCACCGACAAGCAGGCGGTCGCGCTGCGCACCGCGGGCGATCAGATCGTGCTGGACAACATCGGCGCGGTCGGCGACCAGGACACCCTGCTGCTCGACTCCGCGAGCAAGGACAAGACCGGCCGGGTGTACATCAACAACGCCTGGATCCAGGGGAATGTCGACTTCATCTTCGGCCGGGCCTCCGCCGTCATCAACAAGTCGGCGATCCGGCTCGTCAAGCGCTACGACGGCAGCTCCGGCGGCTATGTCGCGGCGCCCTCGACAGCGGCCGGCAAGAAGGGCTTCCTGTTCATCAACAGCAACATCACCGGGGATGTCAGCAGCCGCTCGTTCTACCTCGGCCGTCCCTGGCACGCGGGCGGCGATGCCGGCCTCGATCCGCAGGCGATCGTCCGCAATACGGATCTGTCAGCCGCGATCAAGACCACACCGTGGACGGACATGAGCGGCTTCTCCTGGAAGGACGACCGCTTCGCGGAGTACAAGAACACCGGCGCCGGGTCCGGTGCGGCGAGCACCGACCGGCCGCAGCTGACCGATGCCCAGGCCGCGGACTACGAGATCGCCGTCTGGCTCGGCGGCTGGCAGCCCTCCTGA
- a CDS encoding ROK family transcriptional regulator, whose amino-acid sequence MSGSGERRRIQVAAPLPNTQQAMRRRNLSLVLHAVAAHGPLSRASVAARVGLTRAAVSTLVDELIRDGLLVELGPSRPGTVGRPGSALQLNERGPAGLGAEIGVDHLAVCAVDLAGRVRARTEVASANRDRSPAPVLAQLSALVGEVAAEAGRDGLRPVGLAVAVPGLVARDASLVVRAPNLGWEGVDIGPGLRAALPGLPVVVDNEANLGALAELWRGGHDPAPRDFVHVSAEIGIGAAVVLDGRLLRGTHGFAGELGHVPVRPEGPACACGGRGCLEQYAGEEAVLRASGLSPEQAAAEHPGPGGRIALLAVRAAGGDRQVRRALRGAGSALGIALAGAVNLLDPERVVLGGALTPLAPWLLPALERELGRRLADPARPGGGAVTVSRLGPDGPLLGAASSVVQAVLDDPAGFRDLAGAGAGLRGSDA is encoded by the coding sequence ATGAGCGGATCGGGCGAGAGGAGACGGATTCAGGTGGCAGCGCCACTGCCCAACACCCAGCAGGCGATGCGCCGGCGCAATCTCTCCCTCGTGCTGCACGCCGTGGCCGCCCACGGCCCGCTGTCCCGTGCGTCGGTGGCGGCCCGGGTGGGGCTGACCCGGGCCGCCGTCTCCACGCTCGTCGACGAGCTGATCCGGGACGGCCTGCTGGTCGAGCTGGGCCCCTCCCGGCCCGGCACGGTCGGCCGTCCCGGCAGCGCCCTGCAACTCAATGAGCGCGGTCCGGCCGGGCTCGGCGCGGAGATCGGGGTGGACCACCTCGCGGTGTGCGCGGTGGACCTGGCCGGACGGGTGCGGGCCCGCACCGAGGTCGCGTCGGCCAACCGTGACCGTTCACCGGCCCCGGTGCTCGCCCAGCTCTCCGCCCTGGTCGGTGAGGTCGCGGCGGAGGCCGGACGGGACGGGCTGCGACCGGTGGGGCTCGCGGTCGCGGTGCCCGGCCTGGTGGCGCGGGACGCGTCCCTGGTCGTGCGCGCCCCCAATCTCGGCTGGGAAGGGGTGGACATCGGCCCCGGGCTGCGCGCGGCGCTGCCCGGTCTGCCGGTGGTCGTCGACAACGAGGCGAATCTGGGCGCGCTCGCCGAGCTGTGGCGGGGCGGCCACGACCCGGCTCCCCGGGACTTCGTCCACGTCTCGGCCGAGATCGGCATCGGCGCCGCGGTCGTGCTCGACGGACGGCTGCTGCGCGGCACCCACGGTTTCGCGGGTGAGCTGGGCCATGTGCCGGTACGTCCCGAGGGGCCCGCGTGCGCCTGCGGCGGACGCGGCTGTCTGGAGCAGTACGCGGGCGAGGAGGCGGTACTGCGGGCGAGCGGCCTGTCCCCCGAGCAGGCCGCGGCCGAACACCCGGGCCCCGGCGGTCGTATCGCCCTGCTGGCCGTGCGGGCGGCTGGCGGCGACCGGCAGGTGCGGCGCGCGCTGCGCGGGGCGGGCTCGGCGCTCGGCATCGCCCTCGCGGGCGCGGTGAACCTCCTGGACCCTGAGAGGGTGGTGCTCGGCGGCGCGCTGACGCCGCTGGCGCCCTGGCTGCTGCCCGCCCTGGAGCGGGAGCTGGGCCGGCGGCTCGCCGACCCGGCCCGTCCGGGCGGCGGGGCGGTGACGGTCTCCCGGCTCGGCCCGGACGGTCCGCTGCTGGGCGCGGCCAGTTCGGTGGTGCAGGCGGTCCTCGACGATCCGGCGGGGTTCAGGGACCTCGCCGGGGCCGGGGCCGGGCTCAGAGGAAGCGATGCATGA
- a CDS encoding DEAD/DEAH box helicase gives MLSAVTPPSAATPSDVAELCRCTAVFLPGDPARTGRVAFWRPDGAPPSGPATGSAEELTVVVPDGPDTSPTGPAVRTRTVRALVLPLGEALPVLTRARARAAQAGPGECDPATAFWGAAAVLALQLAARGRLLPGLTTTDHDAWRVGPLTPDDLTRVRELAAAMPPTAHATPLPASDPVLLPEPERLVRAFLDAVADGLPRSPAASLAAGGPAFAATPPRRLPEQRAWAADVAAGHDTGVRLSLRIELLHTGGGDGKADGPRFRAVLQLHSLTDPALVADAAEVWAGTSPIAPALGPRARMDALLTLRRAARAWAPLAPLLSAAVPDAIDLADEEVTELLGEVAGALDAAGVQVHWPRELARGLTARAVIGPDDDAQDGAEPRFPAFLSADALLRFSWRFAVGDQELTRAKLDRLAEASRPVVRLRDQWVLLDPEAVRRVRDRQDRKLTPADALGAVLTGRTEADGTDVEVRPTGWLAALRDRLADPEGTGGAQRPPVPQPAALAATLRDYQLRGLDWLVRMTSIGLGGCLADDMGLGKTITLIALHLHRRDVPEASGPTLVVCPTSLMGNWRREIERFAPGTAVRRYHGPARSLDGLADGEFVLTTYGTMRLDARRLADAGPWGMVVADEAQHVKNPFSATARQLRTIGAKARVALSGTPIENNLSELWAILDWTTPGVLGTHGAFRSRYAQAVESGSDPEAAARLAKLVRPFLLRRRKSDPGIAPELPPKTETDRAVALTTEQAGLYEAVVREILAEISGTGGLARRGLIVKLLTGLKQICNHPAQYLREDRPVIPGRSGKLELLDELLDTILAEGASVLVFTQYVRMARILETHLAARGVPAQLLHGGTPVARREEMVRRFQDGEVPVFLLSLKAAGTGLNLTRAGHVVHYDRWWNPAVEAQATDRAYRIGQTQPVQVHRIVAEGTVEDRIAAMLTRKRELADAVLGSGEAALTELTDAELAELVELRGTER, from the coding sequence ATGCTCAGCGCTGTGACTCCACCCTCCGCGGCAACACCTTCCGACGTCGCCGAACTCTGCCGCTGCACCGCGGTCTTCCTTCCCGGCGACCCGGCACGCACCGGCCGGGTCGCCTTCTGGCGGCCGGACGGGGCGCCCCCTTCCGGCCCCGCCACCGGCTCCGCCGAGGAGCTGACGGTCGTCGTCCCGGACGGCCCCGACACCAGCCCCACCGGCCCCGCCGTCCGAACCCGCACCGTACGGGCGCTCGTGCTGCCCCTGGGCGAGGCACTGCCGGTGCTCACCCGGGCACGGGCGCGGGCCGCCCAGGCCGGTCCCGGAGAGTGCGACCCCGCCACGGCCTTCTGGGGCGCCGCCGCCGTGCTCGCCCTCCAACTCGCGGCCCGTGGCAGGCTGCTGCCGGGGCTGACCACCACCGACCACGACGCCTGGCGCGTCGGCCCGCTCACCCCCGACGATCTGACGCGGGTGCGTGAGCTGGCCGCCGCCATGCCGCCCACCGCGCACGCGACACCGCTGCCCGCCTCCGATCCGGTGCTGCTGCCCGAGCCCGAGCGGCTCGTGCGCGCGTTCCTCGACGCGGTGGCGGACGGGCTGCCGCGCTCGCCCGCCGCGTCGCTGGCCGCGGGCGGCCCCGCCTTCGCCGCCACCCCGCCCCGGCGGCTGCCCGAACAGCGTGCCTGGGCCGCCGATGTGGCCGCCGGGCACGACACGGGGGTGCGGCTGTCGCTCCGTATCGAGCTGCTGCACACCGGCGGCGGGGACGGTAAGGCGGACGGGCCGCGCTTCCGTGCCGTCCTCCAGCTGCACAGCCTCACCGACCCGGCGCTGGTCGCGGACGCCGCCGAGGTCTGGGCGGGCACCTCGCCCATCGCCCCGGCCCTCGGTCCGCGCGCCCGTATGGACGCGCTGCTGACCCTGCGGCGCGCGGCCCGCGCCTGGGCGCCGCTCGCCCCGCTGCTGTCGGCCGCCGTACCCGACGCCATCGACCTCGCCGACGAGGAGGTCACCGAGCTGCTCGGCGAGGTGGCCGGCGCGCTGGACGCCGCCGGGGTCCAGGTGCACTGGCCCAGGGAGCTGGCCCGCGGGCTCACCGCCCGCGCCGTCATCGGCCCGGACGACGACGCCCAGGACGGTGCCGAGCCCCGGTTCCCCGCCTTCCTCTCCGCCGACGCGCTGCTCCGGTTCAGCTGGCGGTTCGCCGTGGGCGACCAGGAGCTCACCCGCGCCAAGCTCGACCGGCTCGCCGAGGCCAGCCGGCCGGTGGTGCGGCTGCGCGACCAATGGGTCCTCCTCGACCCCGAGGCGGTGCGCCGGGTCCGGGACCGGCAGGACCGCAAACTCACCCCCGCCGACGCCCTCGGCGCCGTCCTTACCGGTCGCACGGAGGCCGACGGCACCGATGTGGAGGTGCGGCCCACCGGCTGGCTGGCGGCCCTGCGGGACCGCCTCGCCGACCCCGAGGGGACCGGCGGTGCCCAGCGGCCGCCCGTGCCGCAGCCCGCCGCCCTGGCCGCCACGCTGCGCGACTACCAGCTACGCGGCCTGGACTGGCTGGTCCGTATGACCTCGATCGGCCTCGGCGGCTGTCTCGCCGACGACATGGGGCTCGGCAAGACCATCACCCTGATCGCGCTCCATCTGCACCGCCGAGACGTCCCCGAAGCGTCCGGACCCACCTTGGTGGTCTGCCCCACCTCCCTGATGGGCAACTGGCGGCGCGAGATCGAGAGGTTCGCGCCGGGCACCGCCGTGCGCCGCTACCACGGGCCCGCGCGCAGCCTGGACGGTCTCGCGGACGGCGAGTTCGTCCTCACCACCTACGGCACGATGCGGCTCGACGCGCGACGGCTGGCCGACGCCGGGCCGTGGGGCATGGTGGTCGCGGACGAGGCGCAGCATGTGAAGAACCCGTTCTCGGCCACGGCGAGACAGCTGCGCACCATCGGCGCGAAGGCCCGTGTGGCGCTCTCCGGAACCCCGATCGAGAACAACCTCTCCGAGCTGTGGGCGATCCTCGACTGGACCACGCCGGGAGTGCTGGGCACCCATGGCGCGTTCCGCAGCCGCTACGCCCAGGCCGTGGAGAGCGGAAGCGACCCCGAGGCCGCCGCGCGGCTGGCGAAACTGGTCCGTCCCTTTCTGCTCCGGCGCCGCAAGTCCGACCCCGGCATCGCCCCCGAGCTGCCGCCGAAGACCGAAACGGACCGGGCCGTCGCGCTCACCACGGAGCAGGCGGGGCTCTACGAGGCGGTGGTGCGCGAGATCCTCGCCGAGATCTCCGGCACCGGCGGTCTCGCCCGGCGCGGGCTCATCGTCAAGCTCCTCACCGGTCTGAAGCAGATCTGCAATCACCCGGCGCAGTATCTGCGGGAGGACCGCCCCGTGATCCCCGGGCGCTCCGGCAAGCTGGAGCTGCTCGACGAGTTGCTGGACACCATCCTGGCCGAGGGCGCGAGCGTCCTGGTCTTCACCCAGTACGTCCGGATGGCACGGATCCTCGAGACCCATCTGGCCGCCCGCGGGGTGCCGGCCCAGCTGCTGCACGGCGGTACGCCGGTGGCGCGGCGCGAGGAGATGGTGCGGCGCTTCCAGGACGGCGAGGTCCCGGTGTTCCTGCTGTCGCTGAAGGCGGCGGGAACGGGGCTCAACCTCACCCGGGCCGGGCATGTCGTGCACTACGACCGCTGGTGGAACCCGGCCGTCGAGGCGCAGGCCACCGACCGCGCGTACCGCATCGGCCAGACCCAGCCGGTGCAGGTCCACCGCATCGTCGCGGAGGGGACCGTGGAGGACCGCATCGCCGCGATGCTGACGCGCAAGCGGGAGCTGGCGGATGCCGTGCTCGGCTCCGGCGAGGCCGCGCTGACCGAACTGACCGACGCCGAGCTGGCGGAGCTCGTGGAGCTGAGGGGGACCGAGCGATGA
- the xylA gene encoding xylose isomerase, producing MSYNPTPEDRFTFGLWTVGWQGRDPFGDATRPALDPVESVTRLAELGAYGVTFHDDDLIPFGASETERESHIKRFRQALDATGMTVPMATTNLFTHPVFKDGAFTANDRDVRRYALRKTMRNIDLAVELGAETYVAWGGREGAESGGAKDVRAALDRMKEAFDLLGAYVTEQGYDLRFAIEPKPNEPRGDILLPTVGHALAFIERLERPELYGVNPEVGHEQMAGLNFPHGIAQALWAGKLFHIDLNGQNGIKYDQDLRFGAGDLRAAFWLVDLLETGGYEGPRHFDFKPPRTEDIAGVWDSAAGCMRNYLILKERAAAFRADPEVQEALRASRLDQLGEPTLNEGETPAALLADRTAFEDFDVEAAAGRAMAFERLDQLAMDHLLAARG from the coding sequence ATGAGCTACAACCCCACCCCCGAGGACAGGTTCACCTTCGGACTGTGGACGGTCGGCTGGCAGGGCCGGGACCCATTCGGGGATGCCACCCGCCCGGCGCTCGACCCCGTGGAGTCCGTGACCCGGCTCGCCGAACTCGGCGCGTACGGCGTGACCTTCCACGACGACGACCTCATCCCCTTCGGCGCCTCGGAGACCGAGCGCGAATCGCACATCAAGCGCTTCCGGCAGGCCCTGGACGCGACCGGGATGACCGTGCCCATGGCCACCACCAACCTCTTCACCCACCCGGTCTTCAAGGACGGCGCGTTCACCGCCAACGACCGCGACGTACGCCGCTACGCGCTGCGCAAGACCATGCGCAACATCGACCTCGCCGTCGAACTGGGCGCCGAGACCTATGTGGCCTGGGGCGGCCGCGAGGGCGCGGAGTCCGGCGGCGCCAAGGACGTGCGCGCCGCGCTGGACCGGATGAAGGAGGCGTTCGACCTGCTCGGCGCCTATGTCACCGAGCAGGGCTACGATCTGCGCTTCGCCATCGAGCCCAAGCCCAACGAGCCGCGCGGCGACATCCTGCTGCCGACCGTCGGCCACGCCCTGGCCTTCATCGAGCGGCTGGAGCGGCCCGAGCTGTACGGCGTCAACCCTGAGGTCGGCCACGAGCAGATGGCCGGGCTGAACTTCCCGCACGGCATCGCCCAGGCACTGTGGGCCGGCAAGCTCTTCCACATCGACCTCAACGGCCAGAACGGCATCAAGTACGACCAGGACCTGCGGTTCGGCGCGGGCGATCTGCGGGCCGCCTTCTGGCTGGTCGACCTGCTGGAGACGGGCGGCTACGAGGGCCCGCGCCACTTCGACTTCAAGCCCCCGCGCACCGAGGACATCGCGGGCGTCTGGGACTCGGCGGCGGGCTGCATGCGCAACTACCTCATCCTCAAGGAGCGGGCGGCCGCCTTCCGCGCCGACCCCGAGGTCCAGGAGGCGCTGCGCGCCTCGCGCCTGGACCAGCTGGGCGAGCCGACCCTGAACGAGGGCGAGACCCCGGCGGCGCTGCTGGCGGACCGCACCGCCTTCGAGGACTTCGACGTCGAGGCGGCCGCCGGGCGCGCCATGGCCTTCGAGCGCCTCGACCAGCTCGCCATGGACCATCTGCTCGCCGCACGCGGCTGA
- the xylB gene encoding xylulokinase — MAAAAVPVPQGPLVVGVDSSTQSTKALVVDSATGAVVARGQAPHTVGDGDGTGKESVPEQWWEALTEALRQCGTPAREAAAVSVGGQQHGLVTLDASGRSVRPALLWNDVRSAPQRDRLIEELGGPKTWAERIGSVPPTSFTVTKWAWLMENEPEAARATAAVRLPHDYLTERLTGYGTTDRGEASGSGWWASGTESYDEEILDHIGLSPELLPRVLRHGEAAGTVRELPDLPLPTGALVATGTGDNMAAALGLGLRPGQPVLSLGTSGTVYAVSVHRPADPTGVVAGFADTRDAWLPLACTLNCTLAVDRIAALLGRDREAVEPGGSTVLLPFLDGERTPNLPHASGLLHGLRHDTTPGQVLQAAYDGAVFALLTALDQVLDEDAAPDAPLLLIGGGAKGTAWRETVLRLSGRPVRVPRAEELVALGAAAQAAGLVLGEDPAAVARRWETAEGPSFDPVPRDEAALERLSRVLSDADGLLRRG, encoded by the coding sequence ATGGCAGCAGCAGCCGTGCCCGTGCCGCAAGGACCGCTCGTCGTCGGCGTGGACAGCTCCACGCAGTCGACCAAGGCGCTCGTCGTCGACTCCGCGACCGGCGCGGTCGTCGCCCGGGGACAGGCCCCGCACACCGTCGGCGACGGTGACGGCACCGGTAAGGAGTCCGTCCCCGAGCAGTGGTGGGAGGCGCTGACCGAGGCGCTGCGCCAGTGCGGGACCCCGGCCCGGGAGGCGGCCGCGGTCTCCGTGGGCGGCCAGCAGCACGGGCTGGTCACGCTGGACGCCTCGGGCCGCTCGGTGCGGCCCGCCCTGCTGTGGAACGATGTGCGCTCCGCGCCGCAGCGCGACCGGCTCATCGAGGAGCTGGGCGGCCCGAAGACCTGGGCGGAGCGGATCGGCAGCGTGCCCCCGACGTCGTTCACCGTCACCAAGTGGGCCTGGCTGATGGAGAACGAGCCGGAGGCGGCGCGCGCCACCGCGGCCGTCCGGCTCCCTCACGACTATCTCACCGAGCGACTCACCGGCTACGGCACCACCGACCGCGGCGAAGCCTCGGGCAGCGGCTGGTGGGCCTCGGGCACCGAGTCCTACGACGAGGAGATCCTGGACCACATCGGGCTCTCCCCCGAGCTGCTGCCGCGCGTGCTGCGCCACGGCGAGGCCGCCGGGACCGTGCGGGAGCTGCCCGATCTGCCGCTGCCCACCGGCGCCCTGGTGGCCACCGGCACGGGCGACAACATGGCGGCCGCCCTGGGACTCGGCCTGCGCCCGGGACAGCCGGTGCTGAGCCTGGGCACCTCCGGCACCGTCTACGCGGTCTCGGTACACCGGCCCGCCGACCCCACCGGGGTGGTCGCCGGCTTCGCCGACACGCGTGACGCATGGCTGCCGCTGGCCTGCACGCTCAACTGCACGCTCGCGGTCGACCGGATCGCGGCACTGCTGGGCCGCGACCGGGAGGCGGTGGAGCCGGGCGGCTCGACCGTGCTGCTGCCGTTCCTCGACGGTGAGCGCACCCCCAACCTGCCGCACGCCTCCGGGCTGCTGCACGGTCTGCGCCACGACACCACACCGGGCCAGGTGCTCCAGGCCGCCTACGACGGCGCCGTCTTCGCCCTGCTCACCGCGCTGGACCAGGTGCTGGACGAGGACGCGGCGCCCGACGCCCCGCTGCTGCTCATCGGCGGCGGCGCCAAGGGCACGGCGTGGCGGGAGACGGTCCTGCGGCTGAGCGGACGCCCGGTACGGGTGCCCCGGGCCGAGGAACTGGTCGCCCTCGGGGCCGCCGCGCAGGCCGCGGGGCTGGTGCTGGGCGAGGACCCGGCGGCGGTGGCGCGACGCTGGGAGACCGCCGAGGGGCCGTCCTTCGATCCGGTACCCCGCGACGAGGCGGCGCTGGAGCGGCTCTCCCGGGTGCTGTCCGACGCGGACGGCCTGCTGCGCCGCGGCTGA
- a CDS encoding GNAT family N-acetyltransferase encodes MLIRTATAEDWPAIWAFLHRIVAAGETYTYPRDMAEDRARDIWMLKPPSRTVVATDSDGVVLGSAKMNPNQMGPGAHVAGASFMVAPEHGGRGVGRALGEHVLEWARAEGYRAMQFNAVVESNTRAVALWRSLGFEVIGTVPQAFDHPTKGYVGLHIMHRFL; translated from the coding sequence ATGTTGATCAGGACCGCCACCGCCGAGGACTGGCCCGCCATATGGGCCTTCCTGCACCGCATCGTCGCCGCGGGCGAGACCTACACCTACCCCCGCGACATGGCCGAGGACCGGGCCCGCGACATCTGGATGCTGAAGCCCCCGAGCCGTACCGTCGTCGCCACCGATTCCGACGGCGTGGTCCTCGGCTCGGCCAAGATGAACCCGAACCAGATGGGGCCCGGCGCGCATGTCGCGGGGGCCAGTTTCATGGTGGCCCCCGAGCACGGCGGGCGCGGTGTGGGTCGGGCGCTGGGCGAGCACGTCCTGGAGTGGGCGCGCGCCGAGGGCTACCGGGCGATGCAGTTCAACGCCGTGGTGGAGAGCAACACCCGGGCGGTGGCGCTGTGGCGCTCACTCGGCTTCGAGGTGATCGGCACCGTTCCCCAGGCGTTCGACCACCCCACCAAGGGCTATGTGGGGCTGCACATCATGCATCGCTTCCTCTGA
- a CDS encoding SWIM zinc finger family protein produces MSRAEYIHDGPDGDGARAADRAGGSGSHGADSDGARPERTLAALPPARGRGFARTWWGRAWLKALEDTALDGEQLRRGRKHAREGAVGAVCVRPGRITAVVQDRDRTPHRSDVLLREFGEAEWDRLLEVIADRSGHIAALLDRDMPPQLAEDAAAVGVELLPGIGDLEPECGCEAWDHCPHTAALCYQLGRLLDEDPFLLLLMRGRAERELLDELQARSVARAAGHVPRAVRDASPPAPEGVPAREAFAAPGPPPLPAPPPAVATPGRPPALAGGTDPAGALDVAALEFLAADAAVRARRLLAEALAPGHATSPVPAALTVWEDTVRLTAAAPPAPIAARLAAGCGRDRTDLARAVRAWEHGGAAALAVLEEEWTPDAETLARARVQLAAAWEEGERAPRLRATGNRWTVAGADLQVRYGRDGRWWPYRKERGRWWPAGPAAPDPAAALAAPGSDG; encoded by the coding sequence ATGAGCCGTGCCGAGTACATCCACGACGGACCGGACGGGGACGGCGCGCGGGCAGCGGATCGCGCCGGGGGCTCCGGCTCCCACGGCGCCGACAGCGACGGTGCGCGCCCCGAGCGCACCCTGGCCGCGCTGCCGCCCGCGCGCGGCCGCGGCTTCGCCCGCACCTGGTGGGGCCGGGCGTGGCTGAAGGCCCTGGAGGACACGGCGCTGGACGGCGAGCAGCTGAGGCGCGGCCGCAAGCACGCGCGCGAGGGGGCGGTGGGCGCGGTGTGCGTGCGTCCGGGCCGGATCACCGCCGTGGTGCAGGACCGCGACCGTACGCCCCACCGGTCCGACGTCCTGCTGCGGGAGTTCGGCGAGGCGGAATGGGACCGACTGCTGGAGGTGATCGCGGACCGCTCCGGCCATATCGCCGCCCTGCTGGACCGCGACATGCCCCCACAGCTGGCCGAGGACGCGGCGGCCGTGGGCGTCGAACTGCTGCCGGGGATAGGCGATCTGGAACCGGAGTGCGGCTGTGAGGCGTGGGACCACTGCCCGCACACCGCCGCGCTGTGCTACCAGCTCGGCCGGCTGCTGGACGAGGATCCGTTTCTGCTCCTGCTGATGCGCGGACGTGCGGAGCGGGAGCTGTTGGACGAGCTCCAGGCGCGCAGCGTGGCACGGGCCGCCGGGCACGTCCCGCGGGCGGTGCGGGACGCCTCTCCCCCGGCCCCGGAGGGCGTACCGGCCCGGGAGGCGTTCGCCGCGCCCGGTCCGCCGCCGCTGCCCGCGCCGCCGCCCGCTGTCGCCACGCCCGGCCGGCCTCCGGCACTGGCGGGCGGCACGGACCCGGCTGGGGCACTGGACGTCGCCGCACTGGAGTTCCTCGCGGCGGACGCCGCCGTACGCGCCCGGCGGCTGCTGGCCGAGGCACTCGCGCCCGGCCACGCCACCTCTCCGGTCCCGGCCGCGCTGACGGTGTGGGAGGACACGGTGCGGCTGACCGCCGCCGCTCCCCCGGCCCCGATCGCCGCCCGGCTCGCGGCGGGCTGCGGGCGCGACCGTACGGATCTGGCGCGCGCCGTGCGCGCCTGGGAGCACGGCGGGGCCGCCGCGCTCGCCGTCCTGGAGGAGGAGTGGACACCGGACGCGGAGACGCTCGCCCGTGCCCGCGTCCAGCTCGCGGCCGCCTGGGAGGAGGGCGAGCGGGCGCCCCGGCTGCGCGCCACGGGGAACCGCTGGACAGTGGCGGGCGCCGATCTCCAGGTGCGCTACGGGCGCGACGGCCGCTGGTGGCCGTACCGCAAGGAGCGCGGCCGCTGGTGGCCGGCCGGTCCGGCCGCGCCCGACCCGGCCGCCGCGCTGGCGGCGCCCGGCTCCGACGGCTGA